In Macadamia integrifolia cultivar HAES 741 chromosome 12, SCU_Mint_v3, whole genome shotgun sequence, the following are encoded in one genomic region:
- the LOC122057303 gene encoding uncharacterized protein LOC122057303: protein MCRAGRVAITTQLRNSIGGLVGIGNYPETRRCLWKACTINADLFPLHCSLHRSPTLRTSTFPFLVLHPSSSSWSKSMFSGNTNSAAASAAASATDPPPPSNPTKTVRAMIKGRVQGVFYRNWTVENAKQLGLRGWVRNKRDGSVEALFSGHPDSVNEMEQRCRRGPPDAMVTSLQVFPSDEAPGPGFDRRQTV, encoded by the exons ATGTGTCGGGCTGGGAGGGTCGCGATCACGACGCAGTTAAGGAACTCGATTGGAGGATTAGTTGGAATCGGGAACTATCCAGAGACGAGGAGATGTCTATGGAAGGCTTGTACAATTAACGCTGATCTCTTTCCTCTTCACTGTTCGCTCCATCGTTCTCCTACTCTCCGAACTTCCACCTTCCCTTTTCTTGTGCTgcatccttcttcctcttcttggtcaAAGTCGATGTTCTCCGGCAACACAAACAGTGCCGCGGCCTCCGCCGCTGCTTCTGCGACGGATCCGCCACCACCATCAAATCCCACTAAGACG GTGAGGGCAATGATTAAGGGGAGGGTGCAAGGGGTGTTCTACAGGAACTGGACGGTGGAGAACGCGAAACAATTGGGACTCAGAGGATGGGTGCGCAATAAGAGGGACGGCTCCGTCGAGGCCCTCTTCTCCGGCCATCCCGATTCCGTCAATGAGATGGAGCAGCGTTGCAGGCGTGGTCCTCCCGATGCCATGGTCACCTCTCTCCAAGTCTTCCCGTCAGACGAAGCTCCTGGCCCAGGCTTCGACCGCAGACAAACTGTTTGA